From a single Arthrobacter sp. SLBN-112 genomic region:
- a CDS encoding carboxymuconolactone decarboxylase family protein — MGVTEHLYLDKQHPALWKAISGLGLKVQEAAEEAGIGLGLLELLNVRISQINGCAYCLDLHVRKAVEAGERAQRLAVLPAWRDTALFTGKERAALALVESITELPGQESREQAEAAARECLTVEEFSAVSWVAVTMNAFNRVSITSHHPVKRDR; from the coding sequence GTGGGCGTCACCGAGCACCTGTACCTGGACAAACAGCATCCGGCCCTTTGGAAGGCGATCAGCGGCCTGGGCCTCAAGGTGCAGGAAGCCGCAGAGGAAGCCGGAATCGGCCTGGGTCTGTTGGAACTCCTCAACGTCCGGATCTCGCAGATCAACGGCTGCGCCTACTGCCTGGACCTCCATGTGCGAAAGGCGGTCGAGGCAGGGGAAAGGGCGCAGCGGCTGGCGGTCCTGCCGGCATGGCGGGACACCGCACTCTTCACCGGCAAGGAGCGGGCAGCACTGGCACTGGTGGAGAGCATCACGGAGCTCCCGGGCCAGGAGTCACGCGAGCAGGCCGAGGCCGCGGCGCGGGAATGCCTGACGGTAGAGGAATTTTCAGCAGTGAGTTGGGTTGCGGTGACCATGAACGCGTTCAACCGGGTCTCCATCACCAGCCACCACCCCGTGAAGCGGGATCGCTGA
- a CDS encoding glycosyltransferase produces the protein MSADRPSGDAVNDAAVQLRVSIVIPAYNEESVIRQCLIAAIYQSVPAHEIIVVDNLSKDRTADIVRQMQLEYPESPIMLLSQDREQGLIPTRNFGLDSATGDILGRIDADSIVEPDWVEQVQKAFADPSVQAATGPVVYYDMPMRRFGLKADDKMRQLMLKLAKHQYHFLFGSNMALRATAWETIRSETCRDEKDEMHEDIDLSLHLADHELPVRYWPQMVSGMSARRLEDSPRDYRYYVTRFDRTYKAHNVRKMALKAPMVVFFSVYFPAKLLRAIHTVNTAQPIRRGGQ, from the coding sequence ATGTCAGCCGATCGACCCTCTGGGGATGCCGTGAACGACGCAGCCGTACAGCTCCGCGTGTCCATTGTCATCCCGGCGTACAACGAGGAGAGCGTGATCAGGCAGTGCCTCATCGCTGCCATCTACCAGTCTGTTCCCGCCCACGAGATCATCGTGGTGGACAACCTTTCGAAGGACCGGACCGCTGACATTGTCCGCCAGATGCAGCTCGAGTATCCGGAAAGCCCCATCATGCTGCTGAGCCAGGACCGGGAGCAGGGACTCATCCCCACCCGCAACTTCGGGCTGGACAGTGCCACCGGGGACATCCTGGGGCGCATCGACGCGGACTCGATCGTGGAACCCGACTGGGTGGAGCAGGTGCAGAAGGCCTTCGCGGACCCGTCCGTCCAGGCCGCCACCGGCCCTGTTGTCTACTACGACATGCCCATGCGCCGCTTTGGGCTCAAGGCCGACGACAAGATGCGCCAGCTGATGCTCAAGCTGGCCAAGCACCAGTACCATTTCCTGTTCGGTTCCAACATGGCCCTGCGCGCCACTGCCTGGGAGACCATCCGCTCCGAAACGTGCCGGGACGAGAAGGACGAGATGCACGAGGACATCGATTTGTCCCTGCATCTGGCCGACCATGAGCTTCCGGTGCGCTACTGGCCGCAAATGGTGTCGGGGATGTCCGCGCGGCGGCTGGAGGACTCGCCCCGTGACTACCGCTACTACGTCACCCGTTTTGACCGCACCTACAAGGCCCACAATGTCAGGAAGATGGCCTTGAAGGCCCCAATGGTGGTCTTCTTCTCGGTGTATTTCCCGGCCAAGCTCCTCAGGGCCATCCACACGGTCAACACAGCCCAGCCCATCCGCCGCGGCGGGCAATAG
- a CDS encoding DNA-3-methyladenine glycosylase I, with translation MAPDSAGVIIGEDGLARPAWAASDPLMRSYYDQEWGLPVTDEQGLYERICLEGFQAGLSWATILRKRPAFRAAFAGFDPEAVALFGSTDVERLMQDPGIIRNRLKILATIRNAQATLELRNDGGLVDFVWGFAPGSTPRPRVAAEIPTQSAESVALSKALRKRGFSFVGPTTMFALMEAVGIVDTHLVDSHRRGSSGIWPG, from the coding sequence CTGGCTCCCGATTCCGCCGGCGTAATTATTGGCGAGGACGGCCTGGCCCGGCCGGCGTGGGCTGCCTCGGATCCGCTCATGCGGAGCTACTACGACCAGGAGTGGGGCCTGCCTGTCACTGACGAGCAGGGCCTGTACGAGCGCATCTGCCTGGAGGGCTTCCAGGCAGGACTGTCATGGGCCACCATCCTGCGTAAGCGTCCGGCGTTCCGTGCCGCCTTCGCAGGGTTCGATCCGGAGGCTGTGGCGCTCTTTGGCAGCACGGACGTGGAGCGGCTGATGCAGGATCCGGGCATCATCAGGAACCGGCTGAAGATCCTTGCCACGATCAGGAATGCCCAGGCCACGCTGGAGCTTAGGAACGACGGCGGGTTGGTGGACTTTGTGTGGGGCTTTGCGCCGGGCAGCACCCCGCGGCCCAGGGTGGCCGCCGAGATCCCCACCCAGTCCGCAGAGTCGGTTGCCTTGTCCAAGGCACTGCGGAAGCGCGGGTTCTCCTTTGTGGGACCCACCACCATGTTTGCCCTGATGGAGGCTGTGGGGATAGTGGATACCCACCTTGTGGACAGCCACCGGCGTGGATCGTCCGGCATCTGGCCCGGATAG
- a CDS encoding DMT family transporter — MNFFFAALGVLGVASSGPLIAATLGATSVSALAIAFWRNAIGAAVMATPTLVREPRQFGRITRREFRWSALAAVALALHFACFITSLQLTSVAAATALVCLQSAWIAVFQLFRGTRHRWEVLAGLGIAFAGVVAITGFDLGTSPQALTGDLLAMAGGALAGLYTLAGGKARQSMTTGTYTTLCYGMCAALVAVLAAAAGQPLAGFEPTGWFGIAAITVCAQLVGHTAFNHLLATMSPLVVSMIILLEIPGAALLAAVFLHETLPAGTYAGLGLILSGLAVVVLGQRNAGRRGRAPKGEPPSERLAELGAD, encoded by the coding sequence ATGAACTTCTTCTTCGCCGCCTTGGGCGTCCTGGGTGTCGCCTCGTCCGGCCCCTTGATTGCGGCCACGCTCGGTGCCACCAGCGTCAGCGCCCTGGCCATTGCCTTTTGGCGCAACGCCATCGGAGCAGCCGTCATGGCCACCCCCACCCTGGTTCGTGAACCCCGCCAGTTCGGCCGGATTACCCGCCGGGAGTTCCGCTGGTCGGCCTTGGCCGCCGTCGCCCTTGCACTGCACTTTGCCTGCTTCATTACCTCCCTGCAGCTCACCTCCGTAGCCGCCGCCACAGCCCTGGTCTGCCTTCAGTCAGCCTGGATTGCGGTCTTCCAGCTCTTCCGCGGCACCCGCCACCGCTGGGAGGTCCTGGCCGGGCTGGGCATCGCCTTTGCCGGCGTGGTTGCCATTACCGGCTTTGACCTGGGAACCTCACCCCAGGCTCTCACGGGTGACCTGCTGGCGATGGCCGGCGGTGCACTGGCTGGCCTCTATACGCTGGCCGGGGGCAAGGCGCGGCAGAGCATGACCACGGGGACCTACACCACGCTCTGCTACGGGATGTGCGCCGCCCTGGTGGCCGTACTGGCCGCGGCGGCCGGCCAGCCGCTGGCCGGGTTCGAACCCACAGGCTGGTTTGGCATCGCTGCCATTACCGTCTGTGCGCAACTGGTGGGCCATACCGCGTTCAACCATCTGTTGGCCACCATGAGCCCGCTCGTGGTCTCCATGATCATCCTCCTGGAGATCCCGGGGGCTGCGCTGCTGGCGGCCGTGTTCCTGCACGAGACCCTGCCGGCCGGCACCTATGCCGGGCTCGGCCTGATCCTGTCCGGACTCGCCGTCGTGGTCCTTGGCCAGCGGAACGCCGGCAGGCGCGGAAGGGCACCCAAGGGTGAACCGCCGTCAGAACGCCTGGCCGAGCTCGGGGCCGACTGA
- a CDS encoding cell division protein CrgA, with translation MPESKPRKKTASTAQPASPQAYKPNPVWFKPVMFGLMIIGLFWIITFYISEGRFPVQAWQSWNIVAGFGIAIVGFLMTTRWRS, from the coding sequence GTGCCCGAGTCAAAGCCTCGCAAGAAGACCGCCAGCACCGCCCAGCCGGCTTCCCCCCAGGCCTACAAGCCCAACCCCGTGTGGTTCAAGCCGGTCATGTTTGGACTCATGATTATTGGCCTCTTCTGGATCATCACCTTCTACATCAGTGAGGGCCGCTTCCCGGTACAGGCCTGGCAATCGTGGAACATCGTAGCCGGCTTCGGCATTGCGATCGTGGGATTCCTGATGACCACCCGCTGGCGCTCCTAG
- a CDS encoding peptidylprolyl isomerase, with the protein MTAIATAKATIHTSLGDIVVNLFGNHAPKTVKNFVGLATGEQAWTHPETGEDKTGTPLYNGTIFHRIIKDFMVQAGDPLGRGTGGPGYRFDDEIHPELSFNQPYKLAMANAGIQMGKGTNGSQFFITTIPTDWLQGKHTIFGEVADDESKKVVDAIEGVRTGMGDRPVEDVTINSIDIEQL; encoded by the coding sequence ATGACTGCCATCGCAACTGCAAAAGCAACCATCCACACCAGCCTCGGCGACATCGTGGTTAACCTCTTCGGCAACCACGCGCCCAAGACGGTCAAGAACTTCGTTGGCCTTGCCACCGGCGAGCAGGCCTGGACCCACCCGGAAACCGGCGAGGACAAGACCGGCACCCCGCTCTACAACGGAACCATCTTCCACCGCATCATCAAGGACTTCATGGTCCAGGCGGGCGACCCCCTGGGCCGTGGAACCGGTGGCCCCGGCTACCGGTTCGATGACGAAATCCACCCGGAACTGAGCTTCAACCAGCCCTACAAGCTGGCCATGGCCAACGCGGGCATCCAGATGGGCAAGGGCACCAACGGTTCACAGTTCTTCATCACCACCATTCCCACCGACTGGCTCCAGGGCAAGCACACCATCTTCGGTGAAGTGGCCGACGACGAATCCAAGAAGGTTGTCGACGCCATCGAGGGCGTACGCACGGGTATGGGAGACCGCCCGGTTGAAGACGTGACCATCAACAGCATCGACATCGAACAGCTGTAA
- a CDS encoding DLW-39 family protein — protein sequence MKKLLVLAAAIAGVLVYRKAQESEARKTVWSKSTDTVD from the coding sequence GTGAAGAAGTTGCTTGTACTGGCAGCCGCGATCGCAGGCGTCCTGGTCTACCGGAAAGCACAGGAATCCGAAGCCCGGAAAACGGTCTGGAGCAAGTCAACCGATACGGTGGACTAG
- a CDS encoding DUF3566 domain-containing protein — MSNSDSFPKPNSTVPDGNRPSGAPRVNAPVRPQQRPAAPAGAPGQRPAVPGQRPQQGDRPAQPGQRPFQGQQGQRPAPAGQRPAQGAQGQGTPGLVKPAPKAKVRRARLLISKVDPWSVLKMAFLLSVALGIVTVVAAIVLWTVLDLTGIFDQVDSLLGTLAGSESGGFELKKVASLGQVASFATIIAVVNVVLLTALSMLSAVLYNISATLVGGIGVTLTDD; from the coding sequence GAACCGGCCCTCCGGGGCGCCCCGGGTGAACGCCCCCGTACGTCCGCAGCAGCGGCCAGCTGCTCCTGCCGGGGCTCCGGGCCAGCGGCCTGCCGTGCCGGGCCAACGCCCGCAGCAGGGCGACCGCCCCGCACAGCCCGGCCAGCGTCCTTTCCAGGGCCAGCAGGGGCAGCGTCCGGCGCCGGCGGGACAGCGTCCTGCGCAGGGTGCCCAGGGCCAGGGTACGCCCGGCCTGGTGAAGCCCGCGCCCAAGGCGAAGGTCCGCCGCGCCCGGCTGCTGATCAGCAAGGTTGATCCGTGGTCCGTCCTGAAGATGGCATTCCTGCTCTCCGTGGCCTTGGGAATCGTCACCGTGGTGGCCGCCATTGTCCTCTGGACCGTTTTGGACCTGACCGGAATCTTCGACCAGGTGGACAGCCTGCTCGGTACGCTCGCCGGTTCTGAAAGCGGCGGCTTCGAACTGAAGAAGGTGGCCTCGCTGGGACAGGTGGCCTCGTTCGCCACCATTATTGCAGTGGTCAACGTTGTCCTGCTGACGGCGCTGTCCATGCTGTCTGCCGTGCTTTACAACATTTCCGCCACCCTCGTGGGCGGCATCGGCGTTACCCTTACCGACGATTAG
- a CDS encoding class E sortase, translating into MVLQEKAGPATAPASRRALLPGIIQVLGELLITAGVILLLFVAWQLWWTNVESDAKQSQVIKEFAQDLSSAAPAAAAPSAPPAAAEDFGKPVVGTAPGHAGTIGIMYIPRFGPGYTRPIVQGTSQDVLDTLGLGHYSNTAMPGAVGNFAVAGHRQTHGAVLDNIHTLVPGDKIYVQTKDGYYVYVFRNNQIVMPSRTDVLEPVPTKPGATPTESYLTMTSCNPRFGAEERIIAYALLDSWRPAAAGPPAEIAAQVAAATGRS; encoded by the coding sequence GTGGTATTGCAGGAGAAGGCGGGGCCCGCCACTGCGCCCGCGTCCCGCCGTGCCCTGTTGCCTGGCATCATCCAGGTGCTGGGTGAGCTGTTGATAACCGCCGGCGTCATTCTCCTCCTCTTCGTCGCATGGCAGCTGTGGTGGACCAACGTCGAGTCCGACGCCAAGCAGAGCCAGGTCATCAAGGAATTTGCCCAGGACCTCAGCAGCGCCGCTCCCGCAGCAGCAGCCCCCTCCGCTCCACCGGCCGCAGCTGAAGATTTCGGCAAGCCCGTGGTGGGCACCGCCCCGGGCCATGCGGGAACGATCGGCATCATGTACATCCCACGGTTCGGCCCCGGCTACACCCGTCCCATTGTCCAGGGAACCAGCCAGGACGTCCTGGACACCCTGGGCCTTGGCCACTACAGCAACACGGCCATGCCCGGAGCCGTGGGCAACTTTGCCGTCGCGGGGCACCGGCAGACGCACGGCGCGGTGCTGGACAACATCCACACACTGGTGCCCGGTGACAAAATCTACGTCCAGACCAAGGACGGCTATTACGTCTACGTTTTCCGAAACAACCAGATTGTGATGCCGTCCCGCACGGATGTCCTGGAACCGGTCCCAACCAAGCCCGGCGCCACGCCCACCGAAAGCTACCTCACCATGACCAGCTGCAATCCCCGCTTCGGCGCGGAAGAACGCATCATCGCCTATGCCCTCCTGGACAGCTGGCGTCCGGCTGCGGCCGGGCCGCCGGCCGAGATCGCGGCGCAGGTTGCAGCAGCCACCGGAAGGAGCTGA
- the pknB gene encoding Stk1 family PASTA domain-containing Ser/Thr kinase: MNESPRTPLHREDSLPVDNRRVLSGRYELGSLIGRGGMADVYRGTDTRLGRTVAVKLLRPDMARDPQFQARFKREAQAVAALNHPSIVAIFDTGEHLVHDGTGEDVRVPYIVMEYVEGRTLRDLIRANEVGIDQAIDYCLGVLGALEYSHKAGIVHRDIKPANVMYCPGTNSVKVMDFGIARAIADSSATMTQTQAVVGTAQYLSPEQARGESVDARSDLYSAACLLYEMLTSRPPFVGDSPVSVAYQHVREIPEPASSLNPKVSPALDTVLAKALQKNRDDRFQDAAAFRRALRAAKAGVPVPAVPASEAPTDPNDHVPQAAPPTEAFAATGASFLDDAPTGRLAATTLHGDGGPGVPLELAGGDGPDEYRPNGYGADGYGAAAPLPLGFPPEREPSTRQKSRRRAWIATLVIFTLLVLAGGGLWLYQTVNRPAPPAPKVPIPAVASLTESAALQALYDAGLRPRIARAANDTVPKGTAIGTDPAAGGSLDPGADVILNISEGPSSVKVPDSLPGKTEAAARDILRQAGLAGAPTTSTANSATVPAGIVITSNPAPGQSVGVGTSVELIVSTGKVVVPELRSLAREEAEAALKELGLVPSVVEAENSQVEPGKVTDQSDPANAAVVQGKTITIVVAKAPPPPPPSPTETPTPTATPKPTPTPTKKG, encoded by the coding sequence GTGAATGAGTCACCACGCACACCGTTGCACCGGGAGGACAGCCTGCCGGTGGATAACCGGCGTGTCCTGAGCGGCCGCTACGAGCTGGGCAGCCTCATCGGACGTGGTGGCATGGCGGATGTGTACCGCGGAACCGATACCCGCCTGGGCAGGACAGTGGCCGTCAAACTGCTCCGGCCGGACATGGCCCGGGACCCGCAGTTCCAGGCACGGTTCAAGCGTGAAGCCCAGGCCGTGGCCGCCCTGAACCATCCCTCCATCGTGGCCATTTTCGATACCGGTGAACACCTGGTCCACGACGGCACTGGCGAAGACGTCCGGGTGCCCTACATCGTGATGGAGTACGTCGAGGGCAGGACCTTGCGTGACCTGATCCGCGCGAATGAGGTCGGCATCGACCAGGCCATCGATTACTGCCTGGGAGTTCTGGGGGCTCTCGAATACAGCCACAAGGCCGGGATCGTCCACCGGGACATCAAGCCGGCCAACGTGATGTACTGCCCGGGCACCAATTCGGTGAAGGTGATGGACTTCGGCATCGCCCGCGCCATCGCCGATTCCTCCGCCACCATGACCCAGACCCAGGCAGTGGTGGGTACGGCGCAATACCTGTCACCGGAGCAGGCGCGCGGCGAGTCCGTCGACGCCCGCAGTGACCTCTACTCCGCCGCGTGCCTGCTCTACGAAATGCTGACGTCGCGTCCTCCGTTCGTCGGAGACAGCCCGGTGTCCGTCGCCTACCAGCACGTGCGCGAGATTCCGGAGCCTGCCAGCAGCCTGAATCCGAAGGTATCGCCGGCCCTGGACACCGTCCTCGCCAAGGCCCTGCAGAAGAACCGGGATGACAGGTTCCAGGATGCTGCAGCCTTCCGGCGTGCCCTGAGGGCTGCGAAGGCCGGCGTGCCTGTCCCTGCCGTGCCGGCGTCCGAGGCGCCAACCGATCCCAACGACCACGTCCCGCAAGCGGCTCCGCCCACCGAAGCGTTCGCCGCAACGGGGGCAAGCTTCCTTGATGACGCACCCACAGGCCGCTTGGCGGCAACCACCCTCCATGGCGACGGCGGACCCGGCGTTCCGCTGGAACTTGCGGGTGGGGACGGGCCGGATGAATACAGGCCGAACGGGTACGGGGCAGACGGGTACGGCGCGGCTGCGCCGCTCCCGCTTGGCTTCCCTCCGGAACGGGAGCCGAGCACCCGGCAGAAGTCCCGCCGTCGTGCCTGGATTGCCACCCTGGTGATCTTCACCCTGCTGGTACTCGCGGGCGGCGGCCTGTGGCTTTACCAAACGGTCAACCGGCCGGCCCCCCCTGCACCCAAGGTCCCAATACCCGCCGTTGCGTCCCTGACGGAGAGCGCGGCACTTCAGGCACTGTACGACGCGGGACTGCGCCCCAGGATCGCACGTGCGGCAAACGATACGGTGCCCAAGGGAACCGCCATCGGGACTGATCCAGCGGCGGGCGGTTCGCTGGATCCGGGGGCGGACGTCATCCTCAATATCTCTGAAGGCCCCAGTTCGGTGAAGGTCCCGGACAGCCTTCCCGGCAAGACTGAGGCCGCCGCCCGCGACATCCTGCGCCAGGCGGGACTGGCCGGCGCACCGACCACCAGCACGGCCAACAGCGCCACTGTTCCGGCCGGGATCGTCATCACCTCCAACCCGGCACCGGGCCAGAGCGTTGGCGTGGGCACCAGCGTGGAACTCATAGTTTCCACCGGCAAGGTGGTGGTCCCGGAGCTGCGGAGCCTGGCCCGTGAAGAAGCGGAGGCGGCCCTGAAGGAGCTTGGGCTGGTCCCTTCGGTGGTCGAGGCGGAAAACTCGCAGGTGGAGCCGGGCAAGGTCACCGACCAGAGCGATCCTGCCAATGCCGCCGTTGTCCAGGGAAAGACCATCACCATCGTTGTGGCCAAGGCACCGCCACCGCCACCGCCGTCTCCCACGGAAACCCCGACTCCCACGGCCACACCGAAGCCGACGCCGACGCCCACTAAGAAAGGCTGA
- a CDS encoding aminodeoxychorismate/anthranilate synthase component II, translating into MTTTKILVVDNYDSFVYTLVGYLQELGAETTVVRNDDVTLAEAIELAGTRDGVLISPGPGNPAEAGICIELIKWCGENSVPMFGVCLGHQALAEAFGGKVTHAPELMHGKTSQVEHIGTSVFAGLPSPVTATRYHSLAAVRESIPDVLEVTAQTASGVVMGLQHRTAPLCGVQFHPESVLTEGGYQMLGNWLESLGMKGAAARAAKLSPLIQH; encoded by the coding sequence ATGACCACAACCAAGATCCTTGTAGTGGATAACTACGACAGCTTTGTCTACACCCTGGTGGGCTACCTCCAGGAGCTCGGCGCCGAAACCACGGTTGTCCGCAACGACGACGTTACGCTGGCGGAGGCAATTGAACTTGCCGGTACCCGCGACGGCGTCCTCATCTCACCCGGCCCGGGCAATCCTGCCGAGGCCGGTATCTGCATCGAGCTGATCAAATGGTGCGGTGAAAACAGCGTGCCCATGTTCGGCGTATGCCTGGGTCACCAGGCACTGGCCGAGGCCTTCGGCGGCAAGGTGACCCACGCCCCTGAACTCATGCACGGCAAAACGTCCCAGGTGGAGCACATTGGCACCAGCGTTTTCGCCGGGCTCCCCTCCCCCGTCACGGCCACCCGCTACCACTCACTGGCCGCGGTCCGGGAATCCATTCCCGATGTCCTGGAAGTCACCGCGCAAACCGCGTCGGGTGTGGTCATGGGCCTGCAGCACCGCACGGCGCCGCTCTGCGGTGTGCAGTTCCATCCCGAATCGGTCCTTACCGAAGGCGGGTACCAGATGCTGGGCAACTGGCTGGAATCGCTGGGCATGAAAGGCGCGGCGGCGCGGGCGGCGAAATTGAGCCCCCTCATCCAGCACTAG
- a CDS encoding protein kinase domain-containing protein, producing MRPTTGITLGGRFQLTTRIAIGGMGEVWKAKDLVLGRIVAIKVLKEEYTGDPGFLQRFRAEARHTALLNHVGIANVFDYGEEEGSAYLVMELVPGQPLSSIIEHEQVLSPDRTLSIIAQTARALAVAHAQGLVHRDVKPGNLLITPDGRVKVTDFGIARLADQVPLTQTGQVMGTAQYLSPEQATGQTATGSSDIYSLGVIGYECLSGHRPFSGESQIAIALAQVNDAPPPLSDSLPAPVRALLMSMLSKDPKDRPANAIKLAEAAEAIRNGDISAARAAVPGMLLFDADTGPITAPVDTATAPTGVIGAQHDSTPTATSALPVLGAGAAGAAAGMAAGAAAEGDASKGPLARANALAAERNWDQEEETYDDVPSDEPRRKGRSPWTWPLVALILLLLFALVGFLLNQMGLFSPSGNPTTGTTTSSAAPSSATPTRTPSATPTQTRSTPTPTPTPEPTQDTVNVIPAAYLGKDYRQVQTALANLGLQVTVLPQESATADPGTVLELNPTGPVPKGSLITVIYATAPSPAPTTTTAPKPTPTPTTSSPVAGPTPISPLPTCAAGQTPGTPATCAP from the coding sequence GTGAGGCCTACAACCGGAATCACCCTCGGCGGCAGATTCCAGCTGACCACGCGGATTGCGATCGGCGGCATGGGGGAAGTCTGGAAAGCCAAAGACCTCGTCCTGGGCCGCATCGTCGCCATCAAGGTGCTAAAGGAGGAGTACACGGGCGACCCCGGATTCCTCCAGCGCTTCCGTGCGGAGGCCCGCCACACTGCCCTGCTGAACCACGTGGGGATAGCCAACGTCTTTGACTACGGCGAAGAAGAGGGATCGGCGTACCTGGTCATGGAACTGGTCCCCGGCCAGCCGCTGAGCAGCATCATCGAGCACGAACAGGTGCTGTCACCGGACCGGACGCTGTCGATCATCGCGCAGACCGCCCGCGCGCTGGCCGTTGCCCACGCGCAGGGCCTGGTCCACCGCGACGTCAAGCCAGGCAACCTCCTGATCACCCCTGACGGGCGGGTCAAGGTCACCGACTTCGGCATCGCGCGCCTCGCTGACCAGGTGCCCCTCACCCAGACCGGCCAGGTCATGGGAACCGCGCAGTACCTGTCACCGGAGCAGGCCACCGGCCAGACCGCCACGGGATCCTCGGACATCTACTCGCTGGGTGTCATCGGCTACGAGTGCCTCAGCGGGCACCGTCCGTTCTCCGGTGAATCACAAATCGCCATTGCCCTGGCACAGGTGAACGACGCTCCGCCTCCCCTTTCGGACAGCCTGCCGGCCCCGGTGCGCGCCCTCCTGATGTCCATGCTTTCAAAGGACCCCAAGGACCGCCCGGCGAACGCCATCAAGCTGGCCGAAGCAGCCGAGGCGATCCGCAACGGCGATATCAGCGCAGCACGAGCCGCGGTTCCGGGCATGCTTCTTTTCGACGCCGATACCGGGCCCATCACGGCCCCCGTTGACACCGCCACTGCCCCCACCGGCGTCATTGGCGCCCAGCACGATTCCACCCCCACAGCCACGTCCGCCCTGCCGGTTCTCGGTGCCGGTGCTGCCGGTGCTGCCGCCGGAATGGCCGCAGGCGCCGCCGCCGAAGGGGACGCGTCCAAGGGCCCGCTGGCCCGCGCCAACGCGCTGGCTGCAGAACGGAACTGGGACCAGGAGGAGGAAACGTACGACGACGTCCCCTCCGATGAGCCCCGGCGCAAGGGGCGCAGTCCATGGACATGGCCCCTGGTGGCCCTGATCCTGCTGCTCCTGTTTGCGCTGGTGGGTTTCCTGCTGAACCAGATGGGCCTGTTCTCGCCGTCCGGCAACCCGACGACGGGCACCACCACCAGCAGCGCGGCCCCATCCTCGGCGACACCTACGCGGACCCCGTCGGCCACGCCCACCCAGACACGCAGCACCCCGACGCCCACACCCACGCCCGAGCCCACGCAGGACACGGTCAACGTGATACCTGCCGCCTACCTTGGCAAGGATTACCGCCAGGTCCAGACTGCCCTTGCGAACCTTGGACTCCAAGTGACCGTCCTGCCCCAGGAGAGCGCAACCGCCGACCCCGGCACCGTCCTGGAACTGAATCCCACCGGCCCGGTGCCCAAGGGATCGCTTATCACCGTTATCTACGCAACCGCTCCATCCCCCGCCCCCACCACCACCACGGCGCCCAAGCCGACGCCTACCCCCACCACGTCCTCACCCGTTGCGGGTCCCACCCCTATTTCGCCCTTGCCAACCTGCGCGGCCGGCCAAACGCCCGGAACACCCGCAACCTGCGCGCCCTAA
- a CDS encoding rhomboid family intramembrane serine protease: MSYGIPSAEPSAQVPVCPRHPDRPSYVRCQRCGRPACPECQRAAAVGFQCVDCVNETKRTTPEVRTVYGGAVATGRPLVTFGIIAACAVLYVLQWLVPNDLIYQSLGFANIYAEPRWGEFEPWRMLTSAFLHSQGFILHIALNMYMLWVFGQALEPLLGRIRFLVLYLVSAFGGSVGYLLLTPLYLPGQPLYGVVGASGAIFGLFGAMLLIQRHRGGDTRQLWVLIAINGVIGFVIPQIAWQAHLGGLVAGGLCAAVFAYTPRGRRQGLIQALGLAAVLALLIAVSWVRVTL; the protein is encoded by the coding sequence ATGAGTTACGGAATTCCGTCGGCCGAGCCGTCCGCCCAGGTTCCGGTCTGCCCCCGGCATCCGGACCGGCCGTCCTACGTGCGCTGCCAGCGCTGCGGGCGCCCGGCGTGCCCCGAGTGCCAGCGGGCGGCCGCCGTCGGATTCCAATGCGTTGACTGCGTCAATGAGACAAAACGTACGACGCCGGAGGTACGGACCGTCTATGGCGGTGCCGTTGCCACTGGCAGGCCATTGGTGACGTTCGGCATCATCGCAGCGTGCGCTGTGCTGTACGTGCTGCAGTGGCTGGTTCCCAATGACCTGATTTACCAGAGCCTAGGCTTTGCGAACATATACGCGGAGCCACGCTGGGGTGAGTTTGAACCCTGGCGGATGCTCACTTCCGCCTTCCTGCACTCACAGGGCTTCATCCTGCACATCGCTCTGAACATGTACATGCTCTGGGTATTCGGACAGGCGCTCGAGCCGCTTCTGGGACGCATCCGCTTCCTGGTGCTCTACCTGGTTTCGGCATTTGGGGGCTCTGTGGGCTATTTGCTCCTGACCCCGCTCTATCTGCCCGGTCAGCCGTTGTATGGCGTCGTGGGTGCTTCCGGGGCAATCTTCGGGCTCTTTGGCGCGATGCTTCTCATTCAGCGCCACCGCGGCGGAGACACGCGCCAACTGTGGGTGCTGATCGCCATTAACGGTGTCATCGGCTTCGTGATCCCCCAGATTGCTTGGCAGGCCCACTTGGGTGGCCTCGTGGCCGGCGGCCTGTGTGCTGCGGTCTTCGCCTACACCCCACGTGGCCGCCGGCAGGGCTTGATCCAGGCGCTTGGTCTAGCCGCAGTGCTTGCGCTGCTCATAGCGGTGAGCTGGGTCCGCGTGACGCTATAG